One part of the Drosophila teissieri strain GT53w chromosome 3R, Prin_Dtei_1.1, whole genome shotgun sequence genome encodes these proteins:
- the LOC122619754 gene encoding probable Rho GTPase-activating protein CG5521 isoform X1, whose protein sequence is MFTKKSHADVKKSTAKLQDSKKDSASRLRHLRMILDNVELEESKSLFETNYSHVYFILYDTFIQAEANLKQKELPFHIVHKAHREELDGSLWLLEKILCLLPELLARRWQCHSLSRIMAKLLHLGNSPKLRREGVRYFLLWYQTLGENAPGYVHAMYADLIPGLIVPQKGVVGPDTEFSASDFLTHPNMKADGGMASVFHDNAFSHPVQSSEVVALLPPSSSEKSAPPDPRDGLEVLLNSMVHTAACLRWRDNRLLKDHRAFAFLLQRFMDVFLPVFSPNFDVSCSIYNPRLDLPVMRSINKKEEVMASCVVVLITWVSRFTHERLLNHRMDCTLHMDDVDHVRAHGYHQGQLVREVFYVNRENINFVHEVYRQAFLLNFTSKPQIEAIRTAIAVYRDWMTGDSPPPFLLEPNDDPPPPSNAGGTPRSQRLRTPSYVGAIAGSKDQLVVRAGRQNVLQVFVTNAANVFLVNTANLNICFPTRSRTYRSTPLEEQTEICKKVLNVYRTMVMNTEMDTRTWEQLLMVLLQVTSVVLHQNQHTLPSGTSKSATLGGILGSAIFQTLIVTWIRAHTKVPVNVLLWEKFLTVLQSLTHREELIVEWNKTIQTLTRVFSRYTYGINLLDLPLDRVAESRAEKRRRIGSVWQGSGSGSAANGGSAASAAISQNRQRESLAESSSSRSEETSSQVPLSNHPRPHHQHTQSQGGTGQGTRPIPLTPMLSRSYSEGSLASAARSSRIRRRRAATPKPKALQPSQLAENRINPQDLRRAMSLDSLARKGDAEETDSYQEGDNESGAGSRSPSPTASSGIEGGSIKDAQLQIDASLDDANSGSYGSGSNSESVSGRRCIILGGSAEGWHPDSTSIMWKRMLGALGDVNRIPKPDLHAQVFMHLLEMTQNLIKIKQNQGISTDNQNTPPMPTLVPPIGIVAPWCYGSLSLDRSFKKGKLWALQLLCSLAIQGAVNMQQLPLFYHALHQLLTGEDRDLIYAILKHLEGPRLLSLLLPGHTLLLLDLVHASAILLTSLEVSRSTPRAEVAALLGSLLCYPSSLLPRPVLQPTPQKFEIMECADLQDHILNIMLRCARREPSAKARCIALSQLGQWLLMRLSQPLPASNSGRTNLFQQAVPHHKDVHPKETRVYNPRIKEVLQVLLQALQFKHHTIAIVAVDSLKLCAERGRQLAAIERVPQLIITAICKALEIQNVTKPKDSDKVVLTSLMLCLGEFCMTIPAPIMLAPFNEQGDTLVLQVLRVLLQVASGAPRHERVKLTADDDFDMHIAHDDLQGDGRLPEATYQTSETIQKCITAIKLCAKAVSMHLVTHIGHFPMGIGASRLSSMVEEQDDIGNAGYGGQVETRRDSVELPSVVSAQNMQLFMLNSGLVASFIELPTLKLPGGGITAGLVTADKQVRVLMRDLNGKACWDASILYSEPRKAEEPPPKSTPKIQHTQPLDSMASSMVTHELQAPRHTLRHRPAGVLPLAKDMAPDLDQLDDMLAYIGHTSPECVAPTVSQLNAPTSSPLSGNQEAQAISVILNQRLLEQEFVTHSTQAPSPALRHASSTSSLQQSDQRSLHSATASFDSLPNRTEMPFQYCRLLFSHLGLAGWERRSRTHLLQRSEKLMRELRNVDLQKCRETHKMAVIYVAAGQEDKGSILRNTSGSSTYEMFVSALGWEIDLETHNGFLGGLPRQGCGATAPYYATPFLEVVYHVATRMPSDSSEAMLLKTRHLGNDEVHIVWSEHHRDYRRDILPTEFCDVLIVVYPLRNGLFRVTVNRKPEVPWFGPLANESVVSGACLATLIRATAINASRTKRAALPLYQQFYEERNRSLDSVSSRYKESTTFEDFASRIYNPMPLSTLGTLRESNVSSSAAPLASALLDHNRASVKGWVQASIDSGPIMGIAPSASAGSTAAMEAATGMTSASPRGPRKLGAPFKSVTKKHSLQHIAVGGGTGAGGDTPPESPTLPQRRFK, encoded by the exons atgtttacaaaaaaatcgCATGCCGACGTGAAGAAATCCACGGCCAAGTTGCAGGACTCCAAGAAGGATTCTGCCTCCCGCTTGCGACACCTCCGCATGATATTGG ATAATGTGGAGCTAGAAGAATCGAAGTCACTGTTCGAGACCAACTACAGTCATGTCTACTTCATACTCTACGACACCTTTATTCAAGCCGAGGCGAATCTAAAGCAAAAAG AACTTCCGTTTCACATTG tGCACAAGGCGCATCGCGAGGAACTGGACGGTTCACTATGGCTGCTGGAGAAGATCCTGTGCCTGCTGCCAGAATTGTTGGCCCGCCGGTGGCAATGTCATTCCCTAAGTCGCATCATGGCCAAGCTGCTGCATCTGGGCAACTCGCCCAAGCTGCGACGCGAAGGTGTCAG ATACTTCTTACTCTGGTATCAGACACTAGGCGAAAATGCACCAGGCTACGTGCACGCCATGTACGCGGACCTCATCCCTGGCCTTATTGTACCCCAGAAAGGTGTGGTCGGTCCGGATACAGAGTTCAGTGCCTCGGACTTTCTCACACATCCCAACATGAAGGCGGACGGTGGGATGGCATCTGTGTTTCACGACAACGCGTTCTCGCATCCCGTGCAGAGTTCGGAGGTCGTCGCCCTGCTGCCACCTTCATCCAGCGAAAAGTCAGCGCCACCGGATCCTCGGGATGGCCTAGAGGTTCTGCTAAACAGCATGGTTCACACGGCGGCCTGCCTGAGATGGCGGGATAATCGGCTCCTAAAGGATCACCGGGCATTTGCCTTCCTGCTACAGCGATTCATGGATGTTTTCCTGCCAGTATTTTCACCCAATTTCGATGTCAGTTGCTCCATCTACAATCCCCGCTTGGACTTGCCCGTCATGCGATCCATCAACAAAAAGGAGGAAGTAATGGCCTCCTGCGTTGTGGTCCTGATTACCTGGGTGTCTCGTTTTACCCACGAGCGTTTGCTGAACCACCGAATGGATTGCACCCTACACATGGATGATGTGGACCATGTGCGTGCACACGGTTATCATCAGGGTCAGCTTGTCCGGGAAGTGTTTTATGTCAACCGCGAGAACATAAACTTTGTGCACGAGGTGTATCGTCAGGCGTTTTTGCTTAACTTCACTTCGAAGCCGCAAATAGAAGCCATTCGCACAGCCATCGCTGTTTACCGCGACTGGATGACGGGTGACAGCCCTCCTCCGTTCTTATTAGAGCCAAACGACGATCCGCCGCCTCCGTCAAATGCGGGTGGAACTCCAAGGAGCCAACGACTTCGCACACCATCTTATGTGGGCGCTATTGCAGGGTCCAAGGATCAGTTGGTAGTTAGAGCTGGCCGGCAAAATGTGTTACAG GTCTTTGTAACTAATGCGGCCAACGTGTTCCTGGTGAACACGGCCAACCTGAACATCTGCTTTCCCACCCGCTCGCGCACTTATCGCTCCACTCCACTAGAGGAGCAGACGGAGATCTGCAAGAAGGTGCTGAATGTGTACCGCACCATGGTTATGAACACGGAAATGGACACGCGCACCTGGGAGCAACTGCTAATGGTTTTGCTGCAGGTTACCTCAGTTGTGCTGCACCAAAACCAGCATACATTGCCAAGTGGTACCAGCAAGAGTGCCACTTTGGGCGGCATCCTGGGGTCTGCTATATTCCAAACCCTCATTGTCACATGGATACGGGCGCACACCAAAGTGCCTGTCAACGTGCTGTTGTGGGAGAAATTTTTGACTGTCCTGCAATCTTTGACGCACCGCGAGGAGCTCATTGTTGAATGGAATAAAACCATTCAAACGCTGACGCGTGTTTTTTCGCGATACACCTATGGCATAAACTTGCTGGATCTGCCCCTGGATCGAGTGGCTGAGAGTCGTGCGGAAAAGCGTCGTCGCATTGGCAGCGTGTGGcagggatcgggatcgggcaGCGCTGCCAATGGAGGCagtgctgcttctgctgctatTAGCCAGAACAGGCAGCGCGAATCTCTAGCAGAGTCGAGTAGCAGTCGCTCGGAAGAGACCTCGTCGCAGGTGCCTCTTTCAAATCATCCTCGACCTCATCACCAGCATACGCAATCCCAGGGAGGCACGGGCCAAGGAACACGACCGATACCTTTAACTCCCATGCTAAGCAGGAGCTACAGTGAAGGAAGCTTGGCTTCAGCGGCCAGGAGCTCGAGGATACGACGTCGACGGGCGGCCACTCCAAAGCCGAAAGCGCTACAGCCGTCACAACTTGCAGAGAACCGCATTAATCCGCAGGACTTGCGGCGAGCCATGTCCCTTGATTCATTGGCGCGAAAAGGTGATGCAGAGGAAACGGACAGCTACCAGGAGGGAGACAATGAAAGTGGAGCGGGCTCGAGGAGTCCGTCTCCCACTGCCAGCAGTGGAATTGAAGGTGGATCCATCAAGGACGCCCAACTACAGATTGATGCGAGTCTGGATGATGCAAATTCTGGTAGTTATGGAAGTGGCAGTAACTCGGAAAGTGTTTCCGGACGTCGCTGTATTATTCTAGGAGGCTCAGCGGAGGGCTGGCATCCAGATTCCACCTCCATCATGTGGAAACGCATGCTTGGTGCTTTAGGAGATGTTAATCGCATTCCCAAACCTGACTTGCACGCCCAGGTGTTTATGCATCTGCTAGAAATGACGCAAAATCTGATCAAGATCAAGCAGAACCAAGGAATATCCACGGATAATCAGAACACGCCACCGATGCCGACTTTGGTACCGCCTATTGGAATTGTGGCACCATGGTGTTACGGATCTCTTTCTCTGGATCGTTCCTTCAAGAAGGGCAAACTCTGGGCACTTCAATTGCTCTGCTCGCTGGCGATTCAAGGTGCTGTGAACATGCAGCAGCTGCCCTTGTTCTATCATGCACTCCATCAGCTGCTAACTGGCGAGGATCGAGacttaatttatgcaattcTCAAGCACTTAGAAGGACCTAGACTCCTAAGTTTGCTTCTGCCAGGACACACTCTGTTGCTGTTGGATCTGGTCCATGCAAGTGCTATATTGCTGACTTCTCTGGAGGTCTCTAGAAGTACACCAAGAGCGGAGGTTGCGGCTCTCCTGGGATCGCTGCTATGTTATCCGTCCTCGCTGTTGCCTCGCCCTGTCCTGCAGCCCACACCGCAAAAGTTTGAGATTATGGAGTGTGCGGATTTGCAAGACCACATCCTGAACATTATGCTGCGGTGCGCCAGGCGGGAGCCTTCAGCCAAGGCACGATGCATCGCACTTTCTCAGCTCGGCCAGTGGCTGCTAATGCGCCTATCTCAACCATTGCCGGCTTCGAATTCCGGCAGGACTAACCTCTTTCAGCAGGCGGTGCCCCACCACAAGGATGTGCATCCCAAGGAGACGCGAGTCTACAATCCGCGCATAAAGGAGGTGCTACAAGTACTGTTACAGGCGTTGCAGTTTAAGCATCACACCATTGCCATTGTAGCTGTGGATTCATTAAAGTTGTGCGCCGAGCGTGGACGCCAACTGGCCGCCATTGAGAGAGTTCCCCAGCTAATCATCACTGCCATCTGCAAAGCTTTGGAAATCCAAAACGTAACCAAGCCCAAGGATTCGGACAAAGTGGTGCTAACTTCTCTAATGTTGTGCTTGGGCGAATTCTGCATGACAATTCCAGCTCCTATTATGCTGGCGCCCTTCAACGAACAAGGTGACACGTTAGTGCTCCAGGTGCTCAGGGTACTTTTGCAAGTTGCCTCCGGTGCTCCACGTCATGAGAGGGTCAAACTGACAGCCGATGATGACTTTGATATGCACATCGCACACGACGATCTTCAAGGCGACGGACGTCTGCCGGAAGCTACCTATCAGACCTCCGAGACCATCCAGAAATGCATTACAGCCATCAAGCTCTGTGCCAAAGCAGTGTCCATGCATTTGGTCACCCACATCGGTCACTTTCCGATGGGAATTGGTGCTTCACGCTTGAGTTCCATGGTCGAGGAGCAGGATGACATTGGAAATGCAGGCTATGGGGGTCAGGTGGAGACGAGACGTGATTCTGTGGAACTTCCTTCCGTTGTAAGTGCTCAAAATATGCAGCTTTTCATGCTGAACTCTGGTCTGGTAGCCAGTTTTATTGAGCTGCCAACACTTAAACTCCCCGGTGGAGGGATTACTGCTGGCTTGGTTACAGCCGATAAGCAAGTAAGGGTCCTAATGAGGGATCTCAATGGTAAAGCTTGCTGGGACGCTTCTATCTTGTATTCAGAACCGCGGAAGGCGGAGGAGCCTCCACCAAAAAGCACACCAAAGATTCAACACACCCAACCGTTGGATTCCATGGCGTCCTCCATGGTAACACATGAGCTGCAAGCTCCTCGACACACTTTGCGACACCGTCCGGCGGGAGTGTTGCCATTGGCGAAGGACATGGCCCCGGATCTGGATCAATTGGACGATATGTTGGCCTACATTGGCCATACCAGTCCAGAATGTGTGGCTCCCACAGTAAGCCAGCTGAATGCTCCAACGAGCAGTCCCCTGAGTGGAAACCAAGAAGCTCAAGCCATTTCGGTAATTCTGAATCAACGCCTTTTGGAGCAGGAGTTCGTGACCCACTCGACGCAGGCTCCATCTCCGGCATTGCGACATGCCAGCTCGACCTCCTCACTGCAGCAATCGGATCAGAGGTCACTGCACTCCGCAACAGCCTCCTTTGATTCCCTGCCTAACCGCACAGAGATGCCGTTCCAATACTGCCGGCTGCTCTTTTCACATTTAGGACTTGCAGGCTGGGAGCGACGGTCTAGAACGCACTTGCTTCAGAGGAGCGAGAAACTGATGAGAGAACTGCGGAACGTTGATCTCCAAAAATGCCGAGAAACCCACAAAATGGCGGTTATTTACGTGGCCGCCGGGCAGGAAGATAAGGGAAGCATCCTTAGGAATACGAGTGGAAGCAGCACCTACGAGATGTTTGTTTCAGCCTTGGGTTGGGAGATCGATCTGGAGACGCACAACGGCTTCCTGGGCGGATTACCACGCCAAGGATGCGGAGCTACAGCTCCCTATTACGCTACCCCCTTTCTGGAGGTGGTTTACCATGTGGCCACCAGAATGCCCTCGGACTCTTCGGAGGCCATGCTACTGAAGACGCGCCATCTTGGCAACGACGAGGTTCACATTGTTTGGAGCGAGCACCATCGGGATTACAGACGAGATATTCTGCCCACGGAGTTTTGCGATGTGCTGATTGTGGTATATCCGCTGAGGAATGGTTTGTTCCGCGTGACTGTGAACAGGAAGCCTGAAGTGCCATGGTTCGGACCATTGGCCAATGAGAGCGTGGTAAGTGGCGCCTGCTTGGCCACTCTAATCCGGGCCACCGCAATCAATGCCAGTCGAACGAAGCGCGCCGCCCTGCCGCTCTACCAACAATT CTACGAGGAGCGCAACCGGTCGTTGGATAGCGTATCTTCTCGGTACAAGGAGAGCACCACCTTCGAGGACTTCGCCAGCCGCATCTACAATCCCATGCCGCTGTCTACGCTGGGCACTCTTAGGGAATCCAATGTAAGCAGTTCGGCTGCACCGCTGGCTTCTGCATTGCTGGATCACAATCGTGCCTCCGTTAAAG GTTGGGTACAAGCCTCGATTGATTCAGGCCCCATAATGGGAATTGCGCCATCGGCTTCCGCTGGATCCACCGCGGCCATGGAGGCAGCCACCGGAATGACCTCCGCTTCACCGCGTGGCCCACGAAAACTGGGGGCTCCGTTTAAGAGCGTGACCAAGAAGCACTCGCTGCAGCACATTGCCGTCGGAGGCGGCACAGGAGCAGGTGGCGACACGCCGCCCGAGAGCCCAACTTTGCCGCAGCGACGCTTCAAATAA